A stretch of Mesoplodon densirostris isolate mMesDen1 chromosome 9, mMesDen1 primary haplotype, whole genome shotgun sequence DNA encodes these proteins:
- the GNG11 gene encoding guanine nucleotide-binding protein G(I)/G(S)/G(O) subunit gamma-11 — MPALHIEDLPEKEKLKMEVEQLRKEVKLQRQQVSKCSEEIKNYIEERSGEDPLVKGIPEDKNPFKEKGSCVIS; from the exons ATGCCGGCCCTTCACATCGAAGATTTGCCAGAAAAGGAAAAGCTGAAGATGGAAGTTGAGCAACTTCGCAAAGAAGTCAAGTTGCAGCGACAACAG gTGTCTAAATGttctgaagaaataaagaactatATTGAAGAACGTTCTGGAGAAGATCCTCTGGTGAAAGGAATTCCAGAAGACAAGAATCCCTTTAAAGAAAAAGGCAGCTGCGTTATTTCATAA